In Acidimicrobiia bacterium, the genomic window AAGGCCGCACAGTGATCCACAATGCCGCCACCGAGCCCGAGGTGGTGGAGTTGGCGCTGTTTCTCCAGCGCATGGGGGCTCAGATCGCGTTGCAACCCGACCGGCGCTTCGTGATCGAAGGAGTGGCGTCTCTCAACGGAGCCAATGCCCACCTGCAGGGAGACCGCCTAGAAGCCTTCTCGTACCTCGTGGCCGGGTTGATGACCGGCGGTCGGGTGCGGGTGGGCGGCTGCAACCAAGACCGCCTAGTCACCGCCATCAATACCCTGCAGTGCATGGGCGCCCACTTCGACATCGACGACACCTGGATCAGCGCCAGCGCCGACCAACTCACTCCCTCCGCCATACACACCGACACGCACCCAGGGTTCATGACCGACTGGCAACCACCACTCATCGTGCTCATGACCCAGGCCGACGGCATGTCGGTGCTACACGAGACGGTGTACGAAGACCGCCTCGGCTACGTCGAAGCCCTCAAAGAAATGGGCGGGGAGATCGAACTCTTCGACACCTGTCTGGGCGGACCAGCCTGCCGATTCCACGACTCCTCGGCGGTGCACTCCGCCGTGGTTCGGGGCAAATCGAAATTGCAAGGGGCCGACGTCACCATCCCCGATGTGCGAGCCGGATTCTCATCGGTCATCGCGGCAGCCGCCGCCGAGGGATCCTCCACCCTCCAGGGCATCCATCACCTCGAACGCGGTTACAACCAGCCCTTCTCCACACTGGAGTCGCTTGGCCTTCGTCTCAGCCGAGTCTGACCCTCCCCGAGATCAACCGCTCAGAAGGCTGCCCAGCGCCCACAGGGCCGCCATCAGCCCAACGATGGCAAAGCCGATGCTACGCCCCAACGGGGCACGGTCGAGGTCGCC contains:
- the murA gene encoding UDP-N-acetylglucosamine 1-carboxyvinyltransferase translates to MDAWQIEPSGPLKGDVHVAGSKNAVTKHMVAALLADTPSKITNAPAVGDVGITADILRSIGLEVIIESDTITVVPTPQPNARVPLEFSGLNRIPILLLGPLLHRAHEAFVPLVGGDQIGQRPVDFHVSALRQMGAEVEVQPDGITARIAGRLQGTRVVLPYPSVGATETVLLSSVLAEGRTVIHNAATEPEVVELALFLQRMGAQIALQPDRRFVIEGVASLNGANAHLQGDRLEAFSYLVAGLMTGGRVRVGGCNQDRLVTAINTLQCMGAHFDIDDTWISASADQLTPSAIHTDTHPGFMTDWQPPLIVLMTQADGMSVLHETVYEDRLGYVEALKEMGGEIELFDTCLGGPACRFHDSSAVHSAVVRGKSKLQGADVTIPDVRAGFSSVIAAAAAEGSSTLQGIHHLERGYNQPFSTLESLGLRLSRV